In the genome of Onychostoma macrolepis isolate SWU-2019 chromosome 10, ASM1243209v1, whole genome shotgun sequence, the window GTTAGAATTAGACACTTTGACAATATGCCGGTGATTACAGTAAAGAGAAAAGCGTGACGAGTGACGCGCTCGTATCACACAGAATGAGCTTTTGTTGATAAAGATGCGACggaaaacaatggaaaagcagcGCAAGTGAATAAAAAAACCTGTAAAGATTCTACTGTATGTTTGCATCACGGTAACAGTTCTGTTTTACagaacatttataattaatagtCTACTGGTGTTATACCttcagtcattttgaatttgaattacctggactttttttgttttgttgtttacttttttattttgaaccaCAACATTGAGTGAAATACAGTGTTACAATTGAACATGTTAGTCCATCAAATTCCAGCTACATCGACAATCATTCAGTCTTAATTATATCAAACACGTTATGCAGAAAATCATCCAAGTACACCTAGTAAGACCAAAGATGAaccgagagaaaaaaaaggtgGATAGAGAAGAGGGATGGATTACCTTGACttttgagattttattttatttcctcgTATTATTTCTGAACATGTATAAGACACGTTTGTACAAGATGTAGTTGTAGTTCATGTATCTTTTCTGCAAAGATATTTAACAagtgatttgtttaacatttacatcgTTGATAACTTCATGTGTGCTGCACTCGGAATAGAATTCTCTTTAACTAAAGGATTCATAAAGAAAAAGTAACTTGGATCATGTTTTAGTCCCATTTTCAAGTTGACTAGTTAAAACGCAGTTCTGAAAAACACGGAGATTGTAATTTTGTGGGCTGTCGCCCAACGCTGGAGACGCTGTGATGTGATGTTGTCGTTTGTGTCTCGATGTAGAAATGGCTGAGCGTCACGACGTCCCGAAGCTGCTGGTCATGGCCCGAGAGCTGGTGCACAAGGTCCAGATCCTGATTGAGAACAAGTGAACACTTCCATTAACAATCTGAAGACGCTCGTGTCATTAAACAAGCCCTCAGCTCGAGTAAATGCCAAACTAGTGTTGCTTTCATCTGCCCAgacttaatattataatatttgacaTTCATTTATAGCGAATGCATATTGAAATGGGAAGTTGGGGGTGGGACAAACCGCTCATCTGACCGGCCAAAAATACATAACGTTTATTTAGTTATGGACTCAAAGCTAAAccgattttgatttcatggggtCTGCAAGAGTAAATATGACTATACTGAGAATATATAAGAGATGAAGAGAGATAttatagtaaaacatttaagataGTTTTATACGAGGTCGTGGATTAAACAAATGGCTGAGATATATGAAGATGATCTATGAATGGCACCCTTTCTAAGAGATTTTCTAAAAGCACAAAGTATTCAAAATAAtgctgtatatttatttattttttaaatgtgtgacAATTAAGTCATAATCATTATTGCAGATGTTTAGTGTACTTCACACGTCACTTCATGATGTTTGCACAGAAAGAGACGGCACCTGTTTGCGTCGGGGAAGAAAGtgattttttgtcattttcagctGATTGGGAGAGTCTCGTCTCATATTTCACCTCTAAATACAAAGGAAAAAATAAGAAGTGATAATTGCATTCTATTTTTAGGGccattaacatttaatttagtaaatcgttattgtaatgcatttttttttattattttttttatttaaataaattaaaggatGTAGAATAAATACTGCCatgatgtgtttgtttgtgtgtgtgtgtgtgtgtgtatacacacacacacacacacacacacacacacacacacacacacacacacacacacacacacacacacacaaacaaacacatcatGGCAGTATTTATTCTACatcctttaatttatttaaattaaaaataataataataaaaaaaatgcattacaataatgaTTGTtgatgtatatgtgtatatatataggtatactttttttgttgcattacagtaatgaaaatgttattttatttatttatttggcagtGAATTGTGCTTGGTGAAATGAAATGGTCTTAAAAATAGgtggatttttcattttttccctcaTATTTCATCTCTAAAtacaaagggggaaaaaaaatcaaaattaaatttgcGTTCTATTTTTAAGACCACtaatatttttgcatgtttgcaaAATTTTTGTAACTcattgtaatacttttttttttttttttttaattcactatgtgtgtgtttgtgtgtgtatacattatATTGCCTCATTACAGTAATGAACAttagatttgatttatttggtGATAAAATGCGCTTACTTGTCAAGAAATGGTCTTAAAAATAGGCTGAATTTGCTTTTTCCTCatatttcacttttaaataCAATGGAAAAATAGGAAATGGTATTTGCATTCTACTTTTAGGACCATTAagatttttgcatgtttgtttgcatATTATCATTAATGTAATGTATAGTGTAAACGTCACATTAGATTTGAATGAAAACtagattttatttgaatgtcaTGAAATGGTCTTAAAAATAGGCTGAATTTCCTTGATGTGAAAAGAATGATTTAGGAGTGAAATGTGAGGCACTGATGTTTTCATGACTCAGATCTGATCTGTTGAGCTGCTACACAATGATGTACCTCACTCAGTGAAGCTACTTTACTGGAGAAACAATCCATCACCAGACAGACTTTCATTCGTATTCATCTTTTTGCCTTAAGTTTCTCTGTTCAGGGACGTGTGCTGATGTTGACGTATATCTGATATCTGCCATATAGAcatgtgtaagtgtgtgtgtgtgtgtacagatgTGCTCTTCTACCAGCAGCCAAACTTTTGTAAGGTGTCCCAGACTTCAAGCACTTGTTGGATCTGATGTGATTGTAGTAATGGAGAGCGATCGGCTGAAGTGCCAGTGTTATCGACACTAACTCCCGTCATATCATCTCTCTGTATGTATCGCTGTTTATGCCCCGTAACATTAGCTTACACAGAATGGCGCTGTATGTAGCTCATAATATAACAATATCTACAAATGTTGGACGTGTGAATTGTAAAAACCTCTTCTGATCGATGTATTCGGCTCAGTGACGCGAACTCCTGACAACGACAGACACTAAAGATTTGTTCAAACTGTATTGGGaacctatatatttttattgtactcTGTGAAACTACGTAGTATATTGTCAGAACTGCGTGCTGCATATAATATAAtctgtattataatatttaataaatgtacgTGTTGACTGTTTTTCTGGTGAATTGTGCTTTAACTGgtgggaatatatatatatatttgatatttacaTTATGTGCATTATATAAGTGCCTTTGTACAGACAATATTACAAACatctaaacaaaaatacaacatttaataatcaaccaataatgaaatgctgagcaggatacaaattaaactcacGTATAACATATCAGCATGAAAAGATCACATAAAtcacgtctgagcgtggtgactcttgatgtgctgactccagcttcagttctctccttgtgaagctctcacaagtgtttacaaagagggtaagtcacagaaggtcattactgaaaggtgtggctgtttacagagtgctgtatcaaagcatattaaatgcaaagttgactggaaggaagaatttgggtaggaaaaggtgcacaagcaacagggatgaccgcaagcttgagaatacagtcaagcaaagccgattcaaacacttgtgagagcttcacaaggagagaactgaagctggagtcagtgcatcaagagtcaccacgctcagacgtcttcaggaaaagggctaccaagccacttctgaaccagagacaacgtcagaagcatcttacctgggctgtggagaaaaagaactggactgttgctcagtggtccaaagtcctcttttcagatgaaagtaaattttacatttcatttggaaatcaaggtcccagagtctgaaggaagagtggagaggcacagaatccatgttgcttgaagtccagtgtgaagtttccacagtcagtgatgatttgggctgccatgtcatctgctggtgttggtccactgtgttttctgaagtccacagtcaacgcagccatctaccaggagattttagagcacttcatgcttccttctgttgacaagctttatggagatgctgatttcattttccagcaggacttggcacctgcccacactgccaaaggtaccaaaagctggttcaatgaccatagtgttactgtgcttgactgaccagcaaactcgcctgacctgaaccccagagagaatctcaagaggaagatgagagacaccagacccaacaatgcagaagagctgaaggccactatcagagcaacctgggctctcataacacctgagcagtgccacagactgatcgactccatgccacgccgcattgctgcagtaattcaggcaaaggagccccaactaagtattgagtgctgtacatgctcatacttttcattttcatacttttcagttggccaagatttctaaaaatcctttctttgtattggtcttaagtaatattctaatattttgactttcatgagctgtaagctctaatcatcaaaatttaaagaaataaacatttgaaatatatcagtctgtgtgtaatgaatgaatataataaacaagtttcactttttgaatggaattagtgaaataaatcaactttttgatgatattctaattatatgaccagcacctgcatattatgtaaacaaaaacttgtatttttgatgtgattaatcacgatgaatcgtttgacagcactaatatatatatatatatatatatatatatatatatatatataatataatatttccagcattttcttatttgtattaactatttattatgattatttatttatttttgaagcaGGAAATTATTGTTTCTCCAGTAAATATTGACCTTTAGTCTTTcctatttatttaacacacaacCATCTAAACCTAACATAACATTTCACTGTTTTCCCGTTTGTTGTTTTATATCTTCTCAccaacattttcattattttcatttttttttattatgaaataaaagaacaacaaatacaattacagaCTTACACCATGAAAGAGTTTTACATGCAATATCATTATTAGTGTTTACACATCAAAATCTTTCCTGAAAGTAAAAAAGTAAGGAGTTTTCTTtgaaaatttacacttaagaatGTAAAATTGAGCAAGAAATAGCAACAGATTAATAATACGTTTGCAGTGCGAAGGGTCTAGTTTTTATATTCATGTCATTACTGTAGTTTTGTCCTTGGGACTTTTAAACGCGCTTTGCTGACGTCATCATCGTGCGCCACGCGGGACCACGTGGTATCGGCAAAGTCGAGCGAGATCACGGAATAAACGGTGATCTCTCCGCTGACCGAACGCGCCACTGAAGATGAACAGCGTCGGCGAGGGCTGCACGGAGCTCAAGCGCGAGTATGACCAGTGTTTTAACCGCTGGTTCGCCGAGAAGTTCCTGAAGGGAGACCGGAGCGCGGATCCGTGCAGCGAGTTATTTCACAAATACCACACCTGTGTTCAGGTACTGCACATCTATATACACGCATATGCGAGTCGTCACGTGGGCTGAGAAAACACGTGCGGTCTGCTGTCAATCACTGATGCTCGTGTTTATTACAGAAAGCCATCAAGGAGAAGGACATCCCTGTAGAAGGCGTGGAGTTCATGGGCGCAAACAGAGAGAAAGCGGACAGCTGATGGCTTGGTTTATTTTATATGGACAAGAGCAGATGTGTTGCCATCATCAGGACGCTCGGACTGCATCGATGACCCTTTGATGGACACTCACTCCTGTACATTCAGTGCTTTGCCTGTTAATGAGTCGTTGTTAGAGGCATGTTTGAGCTGTCCTCGTGCATGTGTGCATTACAGAGAAGCCAGCTGTGTTTGGGTCGCCGGGTGCAGCTGCTTGATGCTGTCATGAATAAACCAGGGTTCCTCAGATCTTCCCCTGCAGAGCTCAGCTCGGACCCTGGTCAAACTCACCTGAGCCTGCTAATCATTAAACACCATGTGACCAGGGtcggagctgaactctgcagctgATTGGCTCTTCGGGGGAAGATCTGAGGAACcctgaaataaacaaatgttaTGGTGACTGCAACTTTGTTTCATggctttttttctcacagttgTAAGTTTGTATCTCACCATTCAGACATTTCTCCTTTGAAATCTGAGTTTAtgttttgcaaatattttagtttttttgtttgcactaaagaataaaaaaaaatgtctctctgaattcagagtttacattttgctgtttttttccaCCGCAGaatataaaaaggtaattgtgacttgaTCTTAAAAATCTGATtacttctttatttttttcatcaggattctgagtttatatctcgcaattctgttttttgggttgtttgtttacagtataaaaaaagttaatggTGACTTTcttttcagacttttttcttgtaattgagtttttttcttataattgtgaaaaaaaattaaggtaattgcaactttttctctgacaattctgactttatttctgaattctgagtctacatttaaaaaattaaaaaggtgaTTGTAATTTCTTCttagaattctgacttttctctcAATTTCAGgtgtatatctcacaattaattttataaacTTCTTGCATCTTATAATTAAGACCTTTTTGTCACAATTACAAGTTTATCTCAGTTCTGACTCTTTGCTCTGAATTGCTTGTAAAAAAAAGATCTgatttgtgagataaaaagtcgcaattacatattttattccGTGTCAGAACCAAGCTTCCTCAGAATAGGTTTGTTAATGTAGAACAATGTCTGagtgtgtgatttatttttactttcattatttttcattgcaAGCCAACAATAAGAACAAGTGTTCTGCTTCCACAGAGCGTCCGAAGCGCCTCGAGGCCGTAACGAAGCTTTGAATCAACTGAACCAAGTGCAAAATGATTCAGTTTCGAAGCACTGATCAGAACGCTGTAACGTGCATAAAACACCAATTCCTATTGTTTTTTGATATTGTAatctattaaatgcaattaacaaATCATCTAATACCATTAAAAGCCTCTgtatgtgttattttatttatttgcagagcttgttttgtgtgttttatggaGCGGGTTAATCAAGCCATTCAGAGACTGTGTCTGTAAAACTGATCAGAGATCAGGCAGAAACCGTATAGATGCTTGCTCGTGGTCGAGGGCAGCACGGCTCCagatatgaaataaaaataatttagttgaGCTGGAAAGCGCACGCTACACTTCTAAACCGAAAGCATCTGCTTTGGCCAGTGGCCAGTGAAAAACAGCCCAAAGGTCTGCGCTGACCATACATCACAAATACCGAAACTCATTTTTACacctaaaatacatattttacaatcGCTGTTATGCACACTGACCATAAAACACTCAAAGGGTTAAAGGCTTCATACCAGTGCCTTTAAAAGCATTTGAGTGAAATTTAATTCatgcaatatttcaaacctTTAACTCGTGGAGgaaaaatcagttttaaaagtagcccaattcagtggaaaaaacaaaaaccgtGGACTTGACCACTGCATCCAACACCAGCTGCATATCAGTGACCAGAGAGCCTCATTCAAACCCATCTCAGTGTTGATAACAGCTCCCTGAGCCACAAAAATTATACACAATATTAGAATGTTTACAGAAGCGGACACAAAAACACGCAAgcggagtgtgtgtgtgtgtgagtgcatgtttatgtggtttacagggacagaatgtgtataataacacgGGTATGACGGAGGTATTACAatgtgaaggtggtttatgaggacactgtctatgtccccgtaaaacaaaaggcttaaaaaacatactaaatggtgttttttttaccattacgcctatgggatgtccccatttagatagctaagtaaacgtgtgtgtgtgtgtgtgtgtgtgtgtgtgtgtgtgtgtgtgcgtgagtgtgagtgtgtgtgtgtgtgtgtgtgtgtgtgtgtgtgtgtgtgtgtgtgtgagtgtgagtgtgtgtgtgtgcgtgtgtgtgtgtgtgtgtgtgtgtgtgtgtgtgtgtgtgtgtgtgtgtgtgtgtgtgtgtgtgtgtgtgtgtgtgtgtgtgtgtgtgtgtgtgtgtgtgtgtgtgtgtgtgtgcgtgagtgtgcgtgagtgtgtgtgtgtgtgtgtgtgtgtgtgtgtgtgtgtgtgtgtgtgtgtgtgtagtgtgtgtgtgtgcgtgtgtgtgtgtgtgtgtgtgtgtgtgtgtgtgtgagtgagtgtgtgtgtgtgtgtgtgtgtgtgtgtgtgtgtgtgagtatgtgtgtgtgtgtgtgtgtgcgtgtgtgtgtgtgtgtgtgtgtgtatgtgtgtgtgtgtatgtgtgtgtgtgtgtgtgtgtgtgtgtgtgtgtgtgtgtgtgtgtgtatagtgtgtgtgtgtgtgtgtgtgtgtatgtgtatatgtgtgtgtgtgtgtgtgtgtatgtgtgtgtgtatatatatgtatgtgtatatatgtgtgtgtgtatgtgtgtatgtatatatatatatatgtatgtgtgtgtgtgtatgtgtatatatatgtgtgtatatatatatatatatgtgtgtgtgtgtgtatatgtgtgtatatatgtgtatgtatatgtgtgtgtgtatgcgtaagtatatatatatatatatatgtgtgtgtgtagtgtgtgtgtgtgtgtgtgtatgtgtgtatatatatgtgtgtatatatgtatatatgtgtgtatatatatatatgtgtgtatatat includes:
- the triap1 gene encoding TP53-regulated inhibitor of apoptosis 1; the protein is MNSVGEGCTELKREYDQCFNRWFAEKFLKGDRSADPCSELFHKYHTCVQKAIKEKDIPVEGVEFMGANREKADS